One Psilocybe cubensis strain MGC-MH-2018 chromosome 9, whole genome shotgun sequence genomic window, gacaccaaaatgcaaacaatcaaattcattgagcaacaatgcccacgaattggcttcaacaaaggaagtctgatttgctttgggtaaaagaggcaaagaataaacccaacaatgcctGTTGCCAACCCGTCTAATCCCAGGAGAGAACAACTCTGGATAAGGATCGTAATCcagcacaacaagaacatgaccacgagatgaactatacccaacatttacgttgtccctgatagactgtatcctgctttggatatggcggtccattttcaaagtttgcgatggaatggaaagaacaaatttcaagccacgggaatgatattttgcaagaaatttttgcgcgcgcttgaggttggcagaaggttgcaacagagagacttgatgtccaaaggtagcatttggatacaagctgtacaccttctcaaaggtaacaaaattcatgacggcggctgcagtagaacaaaattgaagttaacattgttttgacacatgacattggggacatactgctatgataccccaaaatgcactctaccaccgattgacaagtcgtaatcagttggacaaaagaatcttggcaccataggttaacgaccactccagtggtattgtaatgttgatgaagaggatgtttctgaaggacgattttttccattttcaaaattttttccGCTGTGGTGTTGTCCGGATATTTGGGATGCGGCATGATAGTAAATCCAATGGACATCATCCAGGAAAGAACGGGAAGAGCATATCTGTGCTCGACATACATGTTCATGTCACCCGGAATCCATATATTAGCACGATTGATTACGAAActttatgtaagtaaagcgagttcttttatccccacaacccactgtacaaaaatatgtccttgccaattgtccccatcagtaaatcattgatgccatcaaaattgcgtgattaataccagttttttacttaaccggtatgcttgacttaataattggttactatcatagaatttctgttagtttttgttcctaccaaggggatatggaaattaaaatactagatATTAGCTAGGTAGATAGGTTAGCTGCCATATGGtaaaaaacaaaattagataccattacattatgactttttaattgcaagttaaacattttgacgcAGATAATCATCGctcataaccaaaaattttataataatgacctcattcaactgatttaaggccattaattagtcacaatcaattacataccaactgttttgcatgctttatacacctctaacggcaagtagaggtaaatagaatgctttattgttatcaaaaaaaatttagcatgaatgactagcagactgtggtggcatagaataaagaataataaacattatgtatctagctattatctttaatgccacttcaaataacttgtcatattaaacttgttgtgctgttcatactggccatgaattaataagcagactgtgggaataacttgcatatagtgtatgcaagttattctcacggttgtcgcactttgcattgagcaacttgaacttctctggtaattcctgatatattactgagatgcattgcatatactttaggtaaaatacaagtatttttggcaataataattattttcagtcctagtttagatgatcttattatattttacttgctgtggtgtttgtactggccgtgaattaataagcaggtcgtgggaatatcctgcgcacactgtacgcaggatattcccacggtcactacactcaatttgcattgagcactggccactttggtcaagagatggtcattttgaataatgttttccatgcattgaatgtattttggggaagaaataatgcactaacacttgcaaattatgcttgaaatatgtttccacacagccaattgtgttcacagcaacatcaaactatgccaaaaagaaatatgcgcaccaaacaaatgtttttgcacacaatattgtttcactcttgatgcacttttcaaaaataagaaaattatatttatgggaaatatgtccccacttgggcagccatacacatgagcattcttccatcagttttccatacgggattctcccagcagatctggaattcttcaatatttagcaggtatgaaaattataatagacaagttcttccttacaattaggccttataacctgtgcagctattttttgtgtctgacacaactaagcttgtagtagacctaagtcatagtaattaatcataaccttgcccagtatctggctgtgcattcagaacatattaatatatattaactatgttatataaatctagattaaaaaatattttatacaattgtgagatgtaaagtcttgtcatgccatgctttgcgttggaccactaaaaaaagtaaaatgcaaaacggtggaacctgaaataaccaggccagtcttgaactggagaagacgaaacagcaaatgttcattgggtttgaagataggagcaaataaatttttgggacgGAAGGCGCGGCACATATAGCCCGAAACGCGGTCGTTTAGCTTcttgcaagtccaagagaaacggtagagggttttcagatccatctgatccatgtacacatcgtctatgggaggcggaaagactctaaaaaataagtaataaccaaatgagataaaacagtgaacatactgttggaaacggggggataacgcggaagccatgggtaaaacagtgcggagaaaagtgcattgtctatactacgtcaataaatatattaaccgTAAGCCAATAGACGCCCGAcgtaggggaagaacaaattggtatGCGTGAGAAACGATCctgaatcagaaaatcaaattcaaatagtacagaacgcccagaacccaagaacgcgtaattatttctatttgaactctgattgatgaagctaccgatatcaaggaacgtgtgtgcctgcacagttctatttccaacctttcagacccatagttcaaagagtgcatttgttccatctctaagtattagtacaatatataagcacgttggctagacggttccacatggttttaaaaattaaacaacaacgcaaaaaagtgaattgagtaggactattgttgttgggtataattaattttatggaaacgcacattcacattgcaatcaaaacaaatcaaaaacaacctttaaagtaaccaatggtaaaaagaagtcgtagaatgaattggaaaggggttgcttagggggtccggtgaccgcttaaggaaaataccgatagcggtaacgacattgatcgcatcaataatattttgatggggacaattggcgaggacatttttgcttgctgggttgtggggataaaagaactcatctttacttacgtaaagactcgtaacCGAAGAGACGTATCCAGTGGGTTCTTTCTTTCATAACCTGTCTCAAGACAATGAGCTTCGCCCCCCAGCTGACCATTAATGTCCGTCATTTCTTCACTAGGGCTGCCTCGAAGACACGGAGTTTTCAACGACCAACCAATTGCGAAGAAAGGGTCCCCAACTTCTCTCTGTCTCCTGCATATTTGTTGTCACTTCTTGATGGAAACCACACCTATCTCGTTCTCTCGAGAGACTTCACTGATATCAATCGATGGATACAAGCATTACAAGCATTGGAGCGTCAGAGATAACCTAAGAGTTGAATATCCGTTCAACCCAGCATCGCTGTAGGTACATAACTCCTGAAAGAAACTAAGTATCTCGTGAGTCTCAGCCGAATGGAAACAAGGGCTATGTTATATTAACCTAAGTATCTCGTGAGTCTACAAAGTATGTCAGTTATATTCTACGAACAAGAGACAACTGCATTTACCTCAGCCAAATGGAAACAAGGGCTGAGGTACAAACGACGAGACGAGTCACTATATGTGAGGAATGAAAATGAGGAAGCTGATGAGAGAATCAAAGGAAGGTGATGCGTTGAATAGctaaaggaaagaaaggtgcTGAGTGCAGCAGATGAACAGGGGTTGCAGGACCGGTGATCCGAGTACAAATAAGGAAGGTATGAGTACAAAAGTGGAAAGGGGAAAAAGCGAGTAAAATGGATGAAGAAAATAAATCTCATATTCCAACAACTCCCCTCACTAATCACGGTCAGCATGTCAATAGAACGCTTAGCTCTGGATTTTGATGGCAGCGAATAATCTATCTCTGGAGCCGACTAGAAGATCCCAAACCATGGAAGGGCTCTTTCACGGCATTGTCGCCATGCATTCTTCAATTCTCAATATGCATTCGTTAAtgtgctgatattcttatcCCCTCTTCTCGACGACCCTTTTCTCAGGTCGATTCGGAATACGAGACGGAATGTCCCGATCTACCATCTATATAACCTCAATACCTGTCTGCAAAATGCTCAGCCGTCTCAccacaacaaacacaacgCAGTAGGTATGTTTCTCTTCTCACTTATACACTTGGCTTACGGTTTGTCCCAATAGTCAATGGTACACCAAACAGCACTCACTCACTAAGTGGATGGCTTCCATCAAGCCGCGAAGTCTACAAGGCTTTCACTGACAATCTAAACAAGCGAGCTTACGATGGGACTGACCAAGGGAAACCACTCAGACCACCCGTCTCCGCTTTTAAAAATGCCATAAACTCTGACACCGTCATGTCGAGTTTGATGGACAAGATATTCGTACAAGCATCCTCGAAAAATGAGGTTCGTTCTCCGAGTTTACGACTGATCATATCCACCATATAAGTATTGAAATTTGGGTATTTTCGATCTAGGTCAAAGATTTCGACCATTTGTTAAGACTATTAAACGAGATTGTCGACGCCGCTCCTGAGTTCTGTGTTGTACCGGGACGCGAAGGAGAACCTATCGGTGTTCCAATGTATGTGCTTTTCGACTTGCTCAGCAACACTGGTGCTGCGTATGATTTATTCCGCATGACCGCTTTCAATGCCGCCTTGAAAAATCTTCTCAAGCATGGGGTGCCTATCTCAAGTCCGATGGTTCAAATAATACCCTCACGGCCGAGCCTAATGGTTGGTTTGGGGAGCTTGGCCTCCGATCACTTGAACAAGACCGCGGCGACTTTGATGCAAACTATATTACCCCTGATCCTACTGCTGTCAACCGCGGATACAAGTCCTGGGACGAATTCTTCACTCGGAAATTTCGGGACGGCGTTCGCCCTATTGAGGAATCGCCGTATCCCAACAAGATTGTCATCCACAATGCCTGCGAGTCCACTCCTTATTACGTACCATCGTCATCAGACAGTGTTAAGGCGCATGATCAGTTCAGGCCAACCTTACTCGCTCTGGGACATGTTTGACATTGGACCCGATCGCGAGTACTACGTTAAAAAATTCGAAGGCGGCAAAGTATATCAAGCATTCCTCTCACCTCAAGACTACCACCGCTGGCATAGCCCTATCCATGGCACGATTGTGAAAACATTTATTCTCCCCGGCACATACTACGCCGCCCTTCCAGACGAGGGTGTAAAGAAAGACAACGGTGAACGGAGTTATGCTGGAGCCTTGATCCGTTCGCAGGCCTGGCTCACTACGCACGCTACACGCGcaatcatcttcatcgaAGCCGACGACACAGATATTGGTCTCGTGTGCTTCATTGGCGTGGGCATGGCAGAGGTGTCTACGTGTGATGTAACCGTCAAGGAACAACAGAAAGTTAAACCCGGCGACGAGCTCGGGATGTTCCATTTCGGCGGCTCATCCCACACCTTGATCTTCGGCCCCAACGTCAACATAAAGTTTTTTGCCAGCGTGAATAAACACGCTTGGATAAATTCCCCCATTGCTATAGTCACCAAGAAACCTAATGCTGACAATTAGATTTCTCTAAATGTCCGATTCGAACGTGTTGGACAATAAGCTCTACATTTAACGTTTCTCCCAGTCCATGTGTTACATACTCATACGCAAAAAACCATTGTACTACATATTTTCTCCTGCTGTATCAATGCCATCCAAATAATCCTTTGAGTTTGTGTGACCAGGTGTCGGGGGCACTATGCGACAAGTGATATTGCTCTCACAACCTGATCATGTCTATATTTCAGATCTGTGTCTTTGCACAAAAGACAGGCCACATGTACGTGTTGCCTCTATCGTTGCTTCTCCTATCGTCCTTTACTAGGCTTCTATGCATCCAAAACTATTCTTGATCTACTCCTATCATAATTCGTCTCCTGATCAAGCCATTATCCATCGACATAGCTTACAGGGTCTGATATTCTCCGTTGATCCGCACTTAAGCGCCCATGTAACCTTTACGGCGCTGCTATTTGTTCGTTCGCCTGCCCAATGCTGCGGTGTTCAATACCTTTTTGTTATCAATCGTCTTCGAAGTTTTGACTCAATATTCCATATCCATAGGCTCATCCCCTTCATTAGTGCACTTGATCCCGGCAGTTTTCGGCTACAATGCGACAGTAAAACAGCACAGTCGCCGATCAATCCCATACCCCAAGACTGATATCAGTCACGTCCTTCGAGATTTCATGCTAACCGTAAACTTTCATTCAAATTGTTATTTCTATGACATCCCTGCAAAATCTcaagtatttttttttctttcattttttatCGCCCTAAACTTTATGGGGATATTCGAGCACCTCAAAAAATTTGTTTCGATTTGTTGTGCCATTGGCAGGAGGTTTGTTCACAGGCCTACTTTGTCAAGCTATGCACGGTTCAGCCAATGCTGTTAATAATAATATAAAATATGACTCACTAGTTCACGGAGACGCCGACGACAGTGTCATGGAAGTCGGTATCGCCACCGTCCTCAGCGTGAACCTAAAAAAGAGTCGTTAATATCTCATTGTCGGGACTCATGAACACTTATTTTACCATGGTAAAGGTTATGGCGTTCTTTCCACCAATTTGGAACGATTCCTTTTGATTCCAATCAGCTAGAGTACATTCAATACAATAGCATAACTTACGAAGGTGTACTTCGGCTCGCTTGGTTTGAAGCTGGAATCCCCGGGTGCCTTGTGGGAGCAGTAGATGGCGATATAGCGATCCTCCGTGTAAGGACCAAGACTAAAGACATTTGGGTCCAGTGGCTTAGCGCTTGTAGGCTGAACTGCAGTAACGTTGAAACGGGAGCCATCCTTATTAGCATCCCAGAGGACTTGAGGGTCCTCAACAAAGTTGGTGTCAGAATCGGTTAGGTAGGTATTGAAACGTTGAGGCCATTCAGCAATCATTTGCTGGACGAAGAGTTAGTCAGTAATGCCACCCAAATTTAGTCTATATAGACGTTACCCCAAAGATGACTCCGACAGTGTTCTTGGGGAAAGGGACGAGGACGACATCCGCATCGCTGGGGCCATCGCGTGCAGACAAGTCGATCTTTTTGATTTGAGATTGGCTAGCAAGTGCAGGcatgttgatgatgaggcTTCAGAGTTCACTGATACTACATCGAAGACCAGTCGAGGGGTTTTATACGCCTACGCTCCGGCTTTATTTTGTTTAATCGTAATAaatctatttttattttacaaGTTTATAAATGATGTGAAGGTGTTTTCAGGCCCGTGTCATAAGCAGGATAGTTTCTATAGACTCCTGAACATTTTAGAAACATATAATGAAGGGTTCAATACAATTCTAGACGTAACCTAAAATTTTCTGTCAGCGTATCCAATTTCTGTGGTGAAGATAGGTTGACTCTAGAACCTTCGAGGTTTGTGATCATTCCCTTTATGACAAGAGAGCATCAGCTTGCTGGCGCGACCTCAGGGAGGTCTGAATGGAAAAGATCAGCCGATCCAGGTTGTGCTCTGCCCCCGCAACGATGGAAAATAATTTTATGATCCCCGACATATCACAAAACTGGTATTAAAACAAACATTCCACATCACAATGAGCTTGTAATGCATCAGAAATACTTCTATGGCATCTTGTACAGTTAGTCCTTTGCAAAATACAAGATATCGataagaaataaaaatataaaGTCCCTGATTGTCTATTTCCATTATCGATTATCATATAATGGCTCGGTGATCAAGAAAATCGACCTTGTGTAAGACTCAGGGTCCAAAGGTCATCATGAGACATCCATTGGGCGACGATGCCTACCTTGTGATCTATAGTTTTGAACTTCGAACGTCCAGGGTATAGGGTTTCCTTGGAAAATAAACTATGTGACAGGCAGTTCAAGAGTTTTTGGGGCAGACCAGCGAATTGATATTGAATTCCCAATGCCCAGATGGCTGTCAATTCACGACAGGATATGGACCCGAAGGAATGATTTCTACCCTAGTGGTGTATGAACGTAAATATCAGCCTTTACACAGAAGCGAATCGCAAAGATACGGGTCAACAGAAAGTGATTTTAACTGAACGAGTCTCGGGATGTTGATCTTGGGTCATCCTCTGACGGGCCATTCAGGGaaataagaaagaaacatCATGAGATTTGACGTTCGCTGATTAAACGGACAGATCGCTACGAATGTTATCTTGATTGTTTTCAATGCCAAAGAAGGCTCAAGGTTAAATGACTTCAATACTCATAATATTTTGTTGGAGTAGAAACTTGACATTGTGCACATAATTTATAGCTGTGTGGTATCCGGAAGGTTATGGGCGGCAATCAGGAACAATCCATCCAAAATAAGCGCCGACGAGCCTGGGACGTTTGTTGCTTCACTTTTAACTCATCTCACCATCTACAATAGTTATAGAATATTCAGGTAAATATAATCCCGGATTGTCGACGACGAGCATGCCAGTGTTGTTCAATAATGTGATGAATAGATCTCCTGTCATAGCTAAATTAATCAAGTTCCAGCGTCTCAATTTCAGCGATCCAGTTTTAAACCACAGGCACAAAAAGTTCATTTGTTATTTAATCACATTTTCTGGAATTTACAAGTACAGATTTTCTCCCCATTTTCACAGCTTGATCGACACTCGGATACGTTGGAGATTCGTTTGTGTTTCAGTTTACCACGAGTTTCGCAGCGTTACTTGGTCATGCTATAGACATTGAGTTAGGCAGTGAATTTGAATATCCAGATTTACAAAATGTATGACTCACAAGTTGACAGCAACTCCAACAACAGTGTCATGGTAATCAGTGTCACCTCCGTCTTCGGCATTGATCTGCAGATAAGAACAATCAATTATAGGCCCGAATTGCTGGAAAATAACAGGCTTGACCATGGTGAAAGTAATGGCGTTCTTTCCGCCAATCTTGAATGCATTCTTCAAGAATCTATTAGCGATATTTAACTCGCCACGTAAGACTACACTTACGAAAGTGTGGCGTGGGTCACTCTGAGTGTAGCTGCTTTGTCCGGCCTTCTTGTGGGAACAATAGATTGCAATGTTTCGATCCTCGTTGTACGGACCGAGACTGAGAACATGGCTGTCCATGGGCATGGCGCTCTGCGGGACTATCTCAGTGACGTTGAAGCGGGACCCATCGGACCTGGCATCCCAAAGAACTTGGGGATCCATGACGATGTTGTCGTTGACGTCGAGGAGGTAAGTATTGAAGCGTTGAGGCCATTCTGCAATCATTtgctgaaaaaaaaaacagaataAGCAAGTCTGGTCTACAGCATGAGAAAAATGTGATCATGTTTTACCCCGAAGATTACTCCGACCGTCTTCTTTGGGAGggggacgacgacgaccgtTGCATTGCTAGGGCCATTGCATGAAGAAAGATTGATCCTTTTGACGAGAGCTTCAGAGGAGAGAGACATGTTGATACTGAGATGTTGTTGTATACAGATTATCTGACGAAGATGCATACTTTCTCCAGCTTTTATACGTTTTCATCCTCTGGTTGAGACTTGAACTGGTGACCTGTAAGCAATTTTCGGCTGACCGAGGACCGAAATTGCAGACTATGCAAGCAGTACAATTACTGAAAAGGTGCACAATTAGCCTTCGCCATTGGGAAAATTTGGTTAGTTGGATACTCACTGTAATTCTGGGTATACCCTAGTTCTGTCATACACACTCAAACCCAGAGAAAATTTCGAATGCCAAAAATCACTCCAACACTCCAACCTTTCATATTTTACTCAGCGGTAAATATACATA contains:
- a CDS encoding L-tryptophan decarboxylase encodes the protein MDKIFVQASSKNEVKDFDHLLRLLNEIVDAAPEFCVVPGREGEPIGVPMYVLFDLLSNTGAAYDLFRMTAFNAALKNLLKHGVPISSPMVQIIPSRPSLMVGLGSLASDHLNKTAATLMQTILPLILLLSTADTSPGTNSSLGNFGTAFALLRNRRIPTRLSSTMPASPLLITYHRHQTVLRRMISSGQPYSLWDMFDIGPDREYYVKKFEGGKVYQAFLSPQDYHRWHSPIHGTIVKTFILPGTYYAALPDEGVKKDNGERSYAGALIRSQAWLTTHATRAIIFIEADDTDIGLVCFIGVGMAEVSTCDVTVKEQQKVKPGDELGMFHFGGSSHTLIFGPNVNIKFFASVNKHAWINSPIAIVTKKPNADN